The following coding sequences are from one Triplophysa dalaica isolate WHDGS20190420 chromosome 12, ASM1584641v1, whole genome shotgun sequence window:
- the rnf41l gene encoding RING finger protein 151 has protein sequence MGYDLERFVGYVNEGLLCCVCRDVLEDPLQAPCEHAFCSSCIHGWLIHHNNCPEDRLPLDITHLRPLFRYMRNDLARLQLRCMFRPQGCEVICPLESVHRHEEQCDYALLNCSNAGCPVQVSRRSLEAHLCVCEYSSRVCASGCGYTILNTEEAQHNCVSELRAELDMLRAELDCKVEEVRHEMESRLDSQRRHMVQKESLLRSEVDELKGQLSRVMSDVRVLLGAERARRQDLERAELEKAELQELLKKEGLRPATPSQPAESPKKQGPRSLALDCIKRKNREVTVI, from the exons ATGGGTTACGATCTGGAGCGCTTTGTGGGTTACGTGAATGAGGGTCTGCTATGTTGCGTGTGTCGGGACGTGTTAGAAGATCCTTTGCAGGCTCCATGTGAACATGCCTTCTGTAGCTCCTGCATTCATGGATGGCTCATCCACCATAACAACTGTCCCGAGGACCGCTTACCTTTAGACATCACACACCTTCGTCCATTATTCAG ATACATGAGGAATGATTTAGCAAGGCTTCAGTTGAGGTGCATGTTCCGGCCACAAGGTTGCGAAGTCATATGCCCCCTTGAGTCTGTTCATAGACATGAGGAACAGTGTGACTATGCTCTATTGAATTGCAGTAATGCAG GTTGCCCGGTTCAGGTGTCTCGTCGCTCTCTGGAAgctcacctgtgtgtgtgtgagtacaGCAGCAGAGTTTGCGCGAGTGGCTGTGGATACACAATCCTAAACACAGAGGAAGCCCAACACAACTGTGTATCTGAGTTACGAGCTGAGCTGGACATGCTCAG GGCAGAGTTGGACTGCAAAGTTGAGGAGGTGAGACATGAAATGGAATCTCGTCTGGATTCCCAAAGACGACACATGGTGCAAAAAGAGAGTTTGCTGAGGAGTGAAGTAGATGAGCTCAAG GGCCAGCTGTCCCGTGTGATGTCAGATGTCCGTGTTTTGCTGGGTGCAGAGAGAGCACGCAGACAAGACCTGGAGAGGGCAGAACTTGAGAAGGCAGAGCTTCAAGAACTTTTAAAGAAGGAGGGGCTTAGACCAGCCACACCCTCGCAACCTGCAGAGAGCCCTAAAAAGCAAGGCCCACGCAGCCTAGCATTGGACTGCATCAAGAGAAAGAATAGGGAGGTGACAGTCATCTGA